From the genome of Mesorhizobium japonicum MAFF 303099, one region includes:
- a CDS encoding L-2-amino-thiazoline-4-carboxylic acid hydrolase: protein MTDPEARAEKLSRELDSAFRNRADLYRLFLEELTEELGSDKAEAIMIRAIEQRGKEVAAAAFASFGANDARAIGEAFLAVSPDGGLMYPTDVERGDDRIAFKVKRCPLKDAWVEAGVGDEKLATLCRIAGAFDRGLFEATGVRFDNVTWTPGHGSGCCHIALTNRDAG from the coding sequence ATGACCGACCCCGAAGCCAGAGCCGAAAAGCTGTCGCGTGAACTCGATTCCGCCTTCCGCAACCGCGCCGATCTCTACCGCCTGTTCCTCGAGGAACTGACCGAAGAGCTGGGTTCTGACAAGGCGGAGGCGATCATGATCCGCGCCATCGAGCAGCGCGGCAAGGAAGTGGCGGCAGCCGCCTTCGCCAGCTTCGGCGCCAACGATGCGCGCGCCATCGGCGAAGCCTTCCTGGCGGTCAGCCCGGATGGCGGCCTGATGTATCCGACCGACGTCGAACGCGGCGATGACCGCATCGCCTTCAAGGTCAAGCGCTGCCCGCTGAAGGACGCCTGGGTCGAGGCCGGCGTCGGCGACGAAAAGCTCGCCACGCTCTGCCGCATCGCCGGCGCCTTCGACCGCGGCCTGTTCGAGGCGACCGGCGTGCGCTTCGACAATGTCACCTGGACGCCCGGCCACGGCTCCGGCTGCTGTCACATCGCGCTGACCAACCGCGATGCCGGCTAG
- a CDS encoding ATP-binding cassette domain-containing protein yields MNSTNHNAPLLEVRNLSKHFGAVRALNDFSMAVRPGEVVALAGDNGAGKTTLIKAISGVFQPTGGEILLRGQPVTFATPQEAREKGIETIYQDLALADNLSIGANIFLGREPMRKAFGFLPVLDRKAMAEAAKATMGRLDFHVSRLEAPVSNFSGGQRQAVAIGRAVYWDAQILIMDEPTAALGVPEQRKVISLIHQLKAQGRGVIFISHNLQDIFAVSDRIVVLRRGIQAGERKISETNHDEVVKLMVGG; encoded by the coding sequence ATGAATAGCACCAATCACAACGCGCCCCTGCTGGAAGTCCGCAATCTCTCCAAGCACTTCGGCGCCGTGCGTGCGCTCAACGACTTCTCCATGGCCGTGCGGCCGGGCGAAGTGGTGGCACTGGCCGGCGACAACGGTGCCGGCAAGACGACGCTGATCAAGGCGATATCGGGCGTGTTCCAGCCGACCGGTGGCGAGATCCTGCTGCGGGGCCAGCCGGTGACGTTCGCGACGCCGCAGGAGGCGCGCGAGAAGGGCATCGAGACGATCTACCAGGATCTGGCTCTGGCCGACAATCTGTCGATCGGCGCCAACATCTTCCTTGGCCGCGAACCGATGCGCAAGGCGTTCGGCTTCCTGCCGGTGCTCGATCGCAAGGCCATGGCAGAGGCGGCCAAGGCGACGATGGGGCGGTTGGACTTCCATGTCAGCCGGCTCGAGGCTCCGGTCAGCAATTTCTCCGGCGGCCAGCGCCAGGCTGTCGCCATCGGCCGCGCCGTCTATTGGGATGCGCAGATCCTGATAATGGACGAGCCGACCGCCGCCCTCGGCGTGCCGGAGCAGCGCAAGGTGATCTCGCTGATCCACCAGCTCAAGGCGCAAGGACGCGGCGTGATCTTCATTTCGCACAATCTGCAGGACATCTTTGCCGTCTCGGACCGCATCGTCGTGCTGCGGCGTGGCATCCAGGCCGGCGAGCGCAAGATTTCCGAGACCAACCATGACGAGGTCGTCAAGCTGATGGTCGGCGGCTAA